GCGCACCCTAGTAACGATAAGAATTATGCTAGGGACGAACTTACTTGATTGACGACGGGTGCGATTTTTGCCGCGGCGAGCAACCTGTCCAGTTTTTTGCAGGAGAAATTGCTGACGCCGATGCATTTAACGAGGCCCAGCTTGACACACTCTTCCATGCCTTTCCACACGGACTCCATCTCAAACGGGAGCAAATCCTCCTCCTTTGGTTGGAGCTCAGCCTCCGGTCTCAAGCTCATCGGCCAGTGCACGAGATAGAGATCCAGACACTCCAGTTGAAGATTCCTGAGTGAATTCCGTAGCGCGGGGATGACGCGCTCTCTATGCGCATCGTTGCACCAGAGCTTGGAAGTGACGAACAAGTCGTCCCGGGACTTCACAAGGCCAAGCTCGAGGGCCTCGGCGATGGCTTCTCCGAGGGGCATCTCGGACCGATACGCGGCTGCCGTGTCGAAGTGCCTGTAGCCGAGCTTGATCGCGCGGAGGACGATCTCTTTGAGGTTCTCCGTGCTGCCCAAAGGGTATTCGGCTGTTCCAAACCCTAACAGCGGGATCGGTCT
The genomic region above belongs to Rhodamnia argentea isolate NSW1041297 chromosome 6, ASM2092103v1, whole genome shotgun sequence and contains:
- the LOC115728860 gene encoding non-functional NADPH-dependent codeinone reductase 2-like, with protein sequence MACDVPQLPLGSNGRPIPLLGFGTAEYPLGSTENLKEIVLRAIKLGYRHFDTAAAYRSEMPLGEAIAEALELGLVKSRDDLFVTSKLWCNDAHRERVIPALRNSLRNLQLECLDLYLVHWPMSLRPEAELQPKEEDLLPFEMESVWKGMEECVKLGLVKCIGVSNFSCKKLDRLLAAAKIAPVVNQVEMNPLWQQKKMREFCVEKGIHVSAYSPLGGRGTVWGSNRVMDCEVLHPIATSRGKTIAQVCLRWAYEQGVSVIMKSFNEERMQQNLHIFDWSLSPEELQKISRIPQIRACVPLGFISEKGPYKSLDEFWDGEI